In Brassica rapa cultivar Chiifu-401-42 chromosome A06, CAAS_Brap_v3.01, whole genome shotgun sequence, a single window of DNA contains:
- the LOC103872375 gene encoding mediator of RNA polymerase II transcription subunit 15a — MGTSVNNGEPVMDTNDWGTQLSSDSRQKIVNKILETLKKHLPFSEPEGINELKRIAARFEDKVFSSAVHQTDYLRKISLKMLIMETKDQNAAGSSPSIPADSNNPALDDQLDNLMINVERFLLNEEPAMNSGDWRAQLPPDSRQKNVDKLMETLEKHVPYSGQEGVEELRRIAVSFEELIFNTAINQGDYFHKISLKMQTMEEDD, encoded by the exons ATGGGGACTTCTGTTAATAACGGGGAACCTGTCATGGACACAAATGACTGGGGAACTCAATTGTCATCTGATTCACGACAGAAGATCGTCAACAAGAT ACTGGAAACACTAAAGAAGCACCTTCCATTTTCTGAACCAGAAGGAATTAACGAGCTCAAAAGAATTGCTGCCAGGTTCGAGGATAAAGTTTTCAGCAGTGCTGTTCACcag aCTGATTACCTCCGGAAAATATCCTTGAAGATGTTGATTATGGAGACTAAAGATCAGAACGCAGCTGGTTCCTCTCCTTCTATCCCTGCTGATAGTAACAACCCAGCCTTGGATGATCAACTGG ACAATCTCATGATTAATGTAGAGCGTTTTCTCCTGAACGAAGAACCTGCCATGAACTCAGGTGACTGGAGAGCTCAACTGCCACCGGATTCACGCCAGAAGAATGTTGACAAGTT AATGGAAACTCTGGAGAAACATGTTCCGTATTCGGGGCAAGAAGGAGTTGAGGAGCTCAGGAGAATTGCTGTCAGCTTCGAGGAGTTAATATTCAACACTGCTATAAACCAG GGGGATTACTTTCACAAAATATCGTTAAAGATGCAGACTATGGAAGAGGACGACTAA
- the LOC103872373 gene encoding uncharacterized protein LOC103872373 isoform X2: MDNNNWRLALPKREPDMGTDDWRAHLTPDSRQKIANNITEKLMKHLPFYGAKGMNEAGTIAATFEDEIFRGAVDQTDYLRKISMKMVTMETKWQDAAGSSSSSSFSVPEASKKLPLKTDNVNSKPLLTRAEAAVNTCDLTTQLPSDPRQNNANTTVQYMTGPSLPSREPAMTTYDWRTQLKPDSRERVVNKITETLQKHIPYSSPEEVRRIAVKFEEKIFRSAVNHTGYLRSISMKMLTMETRYQTAARSSTILPIAGAYKSLHFNPGCHQMTIEGPVNTGDWRTCLPPDSRKKNANKIKGTLKEHVPNCGKEGNKELKRIAVSFEELIFNTAIDQVDYFRKISFKIQSTKESD, from the exons ATGGATAATAACAATTGGAGACTTGCTCTTCCAAAAAGAGAGCCTGACATGGGCACAGATGACTGGAGAGCTCATTTAACACCTGATTCACGCCAGAAGATCGCCAACAATAT AACGGAGAAACTGATGAAACACCTTCCATTTTATGGAGCGAAGGGAATGAACGAGGCCGGGACAATTGCTGCGACGTTCGAGGATGAAATTTTCAGAGGCGCTGTTGACCAG ACTGATTACCTTCGGAAAATATCCATGAAGATGGTGACTATGGAGACTAAATGGCAAGATGCagctggttcttcttcttcttcttcgttttctgTCCCTGAGGCTAGCAAGAAACTACCCTTGAAAACGG ATAATGTTAATTCAAAGCCTTTGCTTACGAGAGCAGAAGCTGCAGTGAACACATGTGACTTGACAACTCAACTGCCATCGGATCCACGCCAAAATAATGCCAACACGAC TGTACAATACATGACGGGGCCTTCTCTTCCAAGCAGAGAACCTGCCATGACCACATATGACTGGAGAACTCAACTGAAACCTGATTCACGCGAGAGGGTTGTCAACAAGAT AACAGAAACACTACAGAAGCACATTCCATATTCTTCACCAGAAGAAGTCAGGAGAATTGCTGTCAAGTTCGAGGAGAAAATTTTCAGGAGTGCTGTTAATCAC ACTGGGTACCTCCGGTCAATATCCATGAAGATGCTAACTATGGAGACTAGATATCAAACTGCGGCTCGTTCTTCTACGATTTTACCTATCGCTGGTGCTTATAAGAGTCTACACTTTAATCCAG GTTGTCATCAGATGACAATCGAAGGCCCCGTGAACACAGGTGACTGGAGAACTTGTCTACCACCAGATTCACGCAAGAAGAATGCCAACAAAAT AAAGGGAACACTAAAAGAACATGTTCCAAACTGTGGGAAAGAAGGAAACAAAGAGCTCAAGAGGATTGCTGTCAGCTTTGAGGAGTTGATTTTCAACACTGCTATTGATCag GTGGATTATTTTCGCAAAATATCCTTCAAGATCCAGAGTACGAAAGAGAGCGACTAA
- the LOC103872373 gene encoding uncharacterized protein LOC103872373 isoform X3 yields the protein MDNNNWRLALPKREPDMGTDDWRAHLTPDSRQKIANNITEKLMKHLPFYGAKGMNEAGTIAATFEDEIFRGAVDQTDYLRKISMKMVTMETKWQDAAGSSSSSSFSVPEASKKLPLKTDNVNSKPLLTRAEAAVNTCDLTTQLPSDPRQNNANTTEPAMTTYDWRTQLKPDSRERVVNKITETLQKHIPYSSPEEVRRIAVKFEEKIFRSAVNHTGYLRSISMKMLTMETRYQTAARSSTILPIAGAYKSLHFNPGCHQMTIEGPVNTGDWRTCLPPDSRKKNANKIKGTLKEHVPNCGKEGNKELKRIAVSFEELIFNTAIDQVDYFRKISFKIQSTKESD from the exons ATGGATAATAACAATTGGAGACTTGCTCTTCCAAAAAGAGAGCCTGACATGGGCACAGATGACTGGAGAGCTCATTTAACACCTGATTCACGCCAGAAGATCGCCAACAATAT AACGGAGAAACTGATGAAACACCTTCCATTTTATGGAGCGAAGGGAATGAACGAGGCCGGGACAATTGCTGCGACGTTCGAGGATGAAATTTTCAGAGGCGCTGTTGACCAG ACTGATTACCTTCGGAAAATATCCATGAAGATGGTGACTATGGAGACTAAATGGCAAGATGCagctggttcttcttcttcttcttcgttttctgTCCCTGAGGCTAGCAAGAAACTACCCTTGAAAACGG ATAATGTTAATTCAAAGCCTTTGCTTACGAGAGCAGAAGCTGCAGTGAACACATGTGACTTGACAACTCAACTGCCATCGGATCCACGCCAAAATAATGCCAACACGAC AGAACCTGCCATGACCACATATGACTGGAGAACTCAACTGAAACCTGATTCACGCGAGAGGGTTGTCAACAAGAT AACAGAAACACTACAGAAGCACATTCCATATTCTTCACCAGAAGAAGTCAGGAGAATTGCTGTCAAGTTCGAGGAGAAAATTTTCAGGAGTGCTGTTAATCAC ACTGGGTACCTCCGGTCAATATCCATGAAGATGCTAACTATGGAGACTAGATATCAAACTGCGGCTCGTTCTTCTACGATTTTACCTATCGCTGGTGCTTATAAGAGTCTACACTTTAATCCAG GTTGTCATCAGATGACAATCGAAGGCCCCGTGAACACAGGTGACTGGAGAACTTGTCTACCACCAGATTCACGCAAGAAGAATGCCAACAAAAT AAAGGGAACACTAAAAGAACATGTTCCAAACTGTGGGAAAGAAGGAAACAAAGAGCTCAAGAGGATTGCTGTCAGCTTTGAGGAGTTGATTTTCAACACTGCTATTGATCag GTGGATTATTTTCGCAAAATATCCTTCAAGATCCAGAGTACGAAAGAGAGCGACTAA
- the LOC103872373 gene encoding uncharacterized protein LOC103872373 isoform X1 encodes MDNNNWRLALPKREPDMGTDDWRAHLTPDSRQKIANNITEKLMKHLPFYGAKGMNEAGTIAATFEDEIFRGAVDQTDYLRKISMKMVTMETKWQDAAGSSSSSSFSVPEASKKLPLKTDNVNSKPLLTRAEAAVNTCDLTTQLPSDPRQNNANTTYTSVQYMTGPSLPSREPAMTTYDWRTQLKPDSRERVVNKITETLQKHIPYSSPEEVRRIAVKFEEKIFRSAVNHTGYLRSISMKMLTMETRYQTAARSSTILPIAGAYKSLHFNPGCHQMTIEGPVNTGDWRTCLPPDSRKKNANKIKGTLKEHVPNCGKEGNKELKRIAVSFEELIFNTAIDQVDYFRKISFKIQSTKESD; translated from the exons ATGGATAATAACAATTGGAGACTTGCTCTTCCAAAAAGAGAGCCTGACATGGGCACAGATGACTGGAGAGCTCATTTAACACCTGATTCACGCCAGAAGATCGCCAACAATAT AACGGAGAAACTGATGAAACACCTTCCATTTTATGGAGCGAAGGGAATGAACGAGGCCGGGACAATTGCTGCGACGTTCGAGGATGAAATTTTCAGAGGCGCTGTTGACCAG ACTGATTACCTTCGGAAAATATCCATGAAGATGGTGACTATGGAGACTAAATGGCAAGATGCagctggttcttcttcttcttcttcgttttctgTCCCTGAGGCTAGCAAGAAACTACCCTTGAAAACGG ATAATGTTAATTCAAAGCCTTTGCTTACGAGAGCAGAAGCTGCAGTGAACACATGTGACTTGACAACTCAACTGCCATCGGATCCACGCCAAAATAATGCCAACACGAC TTATACAAGTGTACAATACATGACGGGGCCTTCTCTTCCAAGCAGAGAACCTGCCATGACCACATATGACTGGAGAACTCAACTGAAACCTGATTCACGCGAGAGGGTTGTCAACAAGAT AACAGAAACACTACAGAAGCACATTCCATATTCTTCACCAGAAGAAGTCAGGAGAATTGCTGTCAAGTTCGAGGAGAAAATTTTCAGGAGTGCTGTTAATCAC ACTGGGTACCTCCGGTCAATATCCATGAAGATGCTAACTATGGAGACTAGATATCAAACTGCGGCTCGTTCTTCTACGATTTTACCTATCGCTGGTGCTTATAAGAGTCTACACTTTAATCCAG GTTGTCATCAGATGACAATCGAAGGCCCCGTGAACACAGGTGACTGGAGAACTTGTCTACCACCAGATTCACGCAAGAAGAATGCCAACAAAAT AAAGGGAACACTAAAAGAACATGTTCCAAACTGTGGGAAAGAAGGAAACAAAGAGCTCAAGAGGATTGCTGTCAGCTTTGAGGAGTTGATTTTCAACACTGCTATTGATCag GTGGATTATTTTCGCAAAATATCCTTCAAGATCCAGAGTACGAAAGAGAGCGACTAA
- the LOC103872373 gene encoding mediator of RNA polymerase II transcription subunit 15a isoform X4, translating into MDNNNWRLALPKREPDMGTDDWRAHLTPDSRQKIANNITEKLMKHLPFYGAKGMNEAGTIAATFEDEIFRGAVDQTDYLRKISMKMVTMETKWQDAAGSSSSSSFSVPEASKKLPLKTDNVNSKPLLTRAEAAVNTCDLTTQLPSDPRQNNANTTYTSVQYMTGPSLPSREPAMTTYDWRTQLKPDSRERVVNKITETLQKHIPYSSPEEVRRIAVKFEEKIFRSAVNHTGYLRSISMKMLTMETRYQTAARSSTILPIAGAYKSLHFNPGCHQMTIEGPVNTGDWRTCLPPDSRKKNANKMKQRAQEDCCQL; encoded by the exons ATGGATAATAACAATTGGAGACTTGCTCTTCCAAAAAGAGAGCCTGACATGGGCACAGATGACTGGAGAGCTCATTTAACACCTGATTCACGCCAGAAGATCGCCAACAATAT AACGGAGAAACTGATGAAACACCTTCCATTTTATGGAGCGAAGGGAATGAACGAGGCCGGGACAATTGCTGCGACGTTCGAGGATGAAATTTTCAGAGGCGCTGTTGACCAG ACTGATTACCTTCGGAAAATATCCATGAAGATGGTGACTATGGAGACTAAATGGCAAGATGCagctggttcttcttcttcttcttcgttttctgTCCCTGAGGCTAGCAAGAAACTACCCTTGAAAACGG ATAATGTTAATTCAAAGCCTTTGCTTACGAGAGCAGAAGCTGCAGTGAACACATGTGACTTGACAACTCAACTGCCATCGGATCCACGCCAAAATAATGCCAACACGAC TTATACAAGTGTACAATACATGACGGGGCCTTCTCTTCCAAGCAGAGAACCTGCCATGACCACATATGACTGGAGAACTCAACTGAAACCTGATTCACGCGAGAGGGTTGTCAACAAGAT AACAGAAACACTACAGAAGCACATTCCATATTCTTCACCAGAAGAAGTCAGGAGAATTGCTGTCAAGTTCGAGGAGAAAATTTTCAGGAGTGCTGTTAATCAC ACTGGGTACCTCCGGTCAATATCCATGAAGATGCTAACTATGGAGACTAGATATCAAACTGCGGCTCGTTCTTCTACGATTTTACCTATCGCTGGTGCTTATAAGAGTCTACACTTTAATCCAG GTTGTCATCAGATGACAATCGAAGGCCCCGTGAACACAGGTGACTGGAGAACTTGTCTACCACCAGATTCACGCAAGAAGAATGCCAACAAAAT GAAACAAAGAGCTCAAGAGGATTGCTGTCAGCTTTGA